The following coding sequences lie in one Cronobacter universalis NCTC 9529 genomic window:
- the csdA gene encoding cysteine desulfurase CsdA: protein MKVFSPAQFRAQFPALRDAGVYLDSAATALKPQPVIDASQQFYSLSAGNVHRSQFAEAQRLTERYEAARGSVARLINAPDSRDIVWTRGTTESINLIAQCYARPRLKPGDEIIVSEAEHHANLVPWLMVAEQTGAKIVKLPLGADRLPDVALLPTLINERTFLLALGQMSNVTGGCPDLAEAIAKVHAAGAVVVVDGAQGVVHCPPDVQQLDIDFYAFSGHKLYGPTGIGALYGKTDLLAQMSPWLGGGKMVTEVSFEGFKTQPVPYRFEAGTPNVAGVIGLSAALAWLEDIDLAKAESYSRGLATLAEAELAKRPGFRSFRCQDSSLLAFDFAGVHHSDLVTLLAESGIALRAGQHCAQPLLAALGVSGTLRASFAPYNTQGDVEALIAAIDRALDILVD, encoded by the coding sequence ATGAAAGTATTCAGTCCCGCCCAATTTCGCGCGCAGTTTCCTGCGCTTCGTGATGCAGGCGTCTATCTCGACAGCGCCGCCACGGCGCTAAAACCGCAGCCGGTCATTGACGCCAGCCAGCAGTTCTATTCACTGAGCGCCGGGAATGTGCATCGCAGCCAGTTCGCCGAAGCGCAGCGCCTTACCGAACGATACGAGGCCGCCCGTGGCAGCGTCGCACGGTTAATCAACGCGCCCGACAGCCGCGATATCGTCTGGACGCGCGGCACCACCGAATCCATCAATCTCATCGCCCAGTGCTATGCGCGTCCGCGCCTGAAGCCGGGCGATGAGATTATCGTCAGCGAAGCCGAGCATCACGCCAATCTGGTGCCGTGGCTGATGGTGGCGGAGCAGACCGGCGCGAAAATCGTGAAACTGCCGCTTGGCGCCGATCGCCTGCCGGATGTCGCATTGCTCCCCACGCTTATCAATGAGCGCACATTCCTGCTGGCGCTGGGCCAGATGTCCAACGTCACCGGCGGCTGCCCCGATCTCGCCGAAGCGATTGCGAAAGTTCATGCCGCCGGCGCGGTGGTGGTGGTGGATGGCGCGCAGGGCGTGGTTCACTGCCCGCCGGACGTCCAGCAACTGGATATCGATTTTTACGCTTTCTCCGGCCACAAGCTTTATGGCCCGACCGGCATCGGCGCGCTGTATGGCAAAACCGACCTGCTGGCGCAGATGTCGCCGTGGCTGGGCGGCGGTAAAATGGTGACTGAAGTCTCCTTCGAGGGCTTTAAAACGCAGCCGGTGCCGTACCGCTTTGAAGCGGGCACGCCCAATGTCGCGGGCGTGATCGGCCTTAGCGCCGCGCTCGCCTGGCTTGAGGATATCGATCTGGCGAAAGCCGAAAGCTACAGCCGCGGACTCGCAACGCTTGCCGAGGCGGAACTCGCGAAACGCCCTGGCTTTCGCTCGTTTCGCTGTCAGGATTCCAGCCTGCTGGCGTTTGATTTCGCAGGCGTGCACCACAGCGATCTGGTAACGCTGCTGGCGGAGTCCGGCATCGCGCTGCGCGCCGGCCAGCACTGCGCCCAGCCGCTGCTGGCGGCGCTTGGCGTCAGCGGCACGCTGCGCGCCTCTTTCGCGCCCTATAATACGCAAGGCGACGTCGAGGCGCTGATCGCCGCCATCGACCGCGCGCTGGACATACTGGTGGATTAA
- the csdE gene encoding cysteine desulfurase sulfur acceptor subunit CsdE gives MTTAYLAGHPFGASITPDTLRETFGPLTQWEDKYRQLILLGKQLPALPEELKQEAQEIPGCENRVWLGYVKRPDGGLHFYGDSEGRIVRGLLAVLLTTVEGKTPQELQEHSPLALFDELGLRAQLSASRSHGLAALAQAIQDAARKA, from the coding sequence ATGACGACTGCTTACCTGGCCGGGCATCCGTTCGGCGCTTCGATTACCCCTGACACGCTGCGTGAGACGTTTGGCCCGCTCACCCAGTGGGAAGATAAATATCGCCAGTTGATTCTGCTCGGCAAACAACTTCCGGCGCTGCCGGAGGAATTAAAGCAAGAAGCGCAGGAGATACCCGGCTGTGAAAACCGGGTCTGGCTCGGCTATGTAAAGCGCCCCGACGGCGGGCTGCACTTCTATGGCGATAGCGAGGGGCGCATCGTGCGCGGGTTGCTGGCGGTGTTGCTCACCACCGTGGAAGGCAAAACGCCGCAGGAGCTTCAGGAACACTCTCCGCTGGCGTTATTTGACGAGTTAGGGCTGCGCGCCCAGCTTAGCGCATCGCGCAGCCACGGCCTGGCGGCGCTGGCGCAGGCGATACAGGACGCCGCCCGCAAGGCCTGA
- the tcdA gene encoding tRNA cyclic N6-threonylcarbamoyladenosine(37) synthase TcdA codes for MAVVITDAWRSRFGGTARLYGEAALQLFADAHVCVVGIGGVGSWAAEALARTGIGAITLIDMDDVCVTNTNRQIHALRDTVGQAKSEVMAERIRQINPECSIIVVDDFVTVDNVAQYMNAGFSYVIDAIDSVRPKAALIAYCRRNKIPLVTTGGAGGQTDPTQIQVVDLAKTIQDPLAAKLRERLKSDFGVVKNSKGKLGVDCVFSTEALVYPQADGSVCAMKSTAEGPKRMDCASGFGAATMVTATFGFVAVSHALKKMMAKAARGAV; via the coding sequence ATGGCTGTAGTTATCACAGACGCCTGGCGCAGCCGCTTTGGCGGCACGGCCCGTTTATATGGCGAAGCGGCGTTGCAGCTTTTTGCCGACGCGCATGTCTGCGTGGTGGGCATCGGCGGCGTCGGTTCATGGGCCGCGGAAGCGCTGGCGCGCACCGGTATCGGCGCGATTACGCTTATTGATATGGATGACGTCTGCGTCACCAATACCAATCGTCAGATCCATGCGCTGCGCGACACGGTCGGGCAGGCGAAATCCGAGGTCATGGCCGAGCGTATTCGGCAGATCAACCCGGAGTGCAGCATCATCGTGGTGGATGATTTCGTCACCGTTGATAATGTGGCGCAATATATGAACGCCGGGTTTAGCTATGTCATCGACGCTATCGACAGCGTGCGGCCAAAGGCAGCGCTGATTGCGTACTGCCGCCGCAACAAAATTCCGCTGGTGACCACCGGCGGCGCGGGCGGGCAGACCGATCCGACGCAGATCCAGGTGGTCGATCTCGCCAAAACGATTCAGGACCCGCTGGCCGCGAAACTGCGCGAGCGGCTGAAAAGCGACTTCGGCGTGGTGAAAAACAGCAAAGGGAAGCTTGGCGTGGACTGCGTTTTCTCCACCGAGGCGCTGGTATATCCCCAGGCTGACGGCTCGGTATGCGCCATGAAAAGCACGGCGGAAGGGCCGAAGCGCATGGACTGCGCTTCTGGCTTTGGCGCGGCCACGATGGTGACCGCCACGTTTGGTTTTGTGGCGGTGTCGCACGCGCTGAAGAAGATGATGGCGAAAGCGGCGCGCGGCGCTGTGTAA
- the mltA gene encoding murein transglycosylase A: protein MKGRWAKYLAAGAMIALLSACSSKPTDRGQQYKDGKFTQPFSLVNQPDAVGAPINAGDFSEQVAAIRSASPRLFGSQSSVYNAVQEWLRAGGDTRSLRQFGIDAWQMEGADNYGNVQFTGYYTPVVQARYTRQGEFQYPIYRMPPKRGRLPSRAEIYSGALSDNYVLAYSNSLMDNFIMDVQGSGYIDFGDGRPLNFFAYAGKNGHPYRSIGKVLIDRGEVKREDMSMQAIRHWGETHSEQEVRALLEENPSFVFFKPQNYAPVKGASGVPLIGRASVASDRSIIPAGTTLLAEVPLLDNNGKFNGQYELRLMVALDVGGAIKGQHFDIYQGIGPDAGHRAGWYNHYGRVWVLKTAPGAGNVFSG, encoded by the coding sequence ATGAAAGGACGTTGGGCAAAATATCTGGCGGCAGGGGCGATGATCGCGCTGCTTTCCGCCTGTTCCTCCAAACCGACCGATCGCGGTCAGCAATATAAAGACGGCAAATTTACGCAGCCGTTTTCGCTGGTAAACCAGCCGGACGCCGTTGGCGCCCCCATTAACGCCGGAGATTTCTCCGAGCAGGTCGCGGCCATTCGCAGCGCCTCGCCGCGTCTTTTTGGCTCTCAAAGCAGCGTCTATAACGCCGTGCAGGAGTGGCTGCGCGCCGGTGGCGATACCCGCTCGCTGCGCCAGTTTGGCATCGATGCCTGGCAGATGGAAGGGGCGGATAATTACGGCAACGTCCAGTTTACCGGCTACTACACGCCGGTGGTGCAGGCGCGCTATACCCGTCAGGGCGAATTCCAGTACCCGATTTACCGTATGCCGCCAAAACGCGGACGCCTGCCGTCGCGCGCCGAGATTTATTCCGGCGCGCTCAGCGATAACTACGTGCTGGCATACAGCAACTCGCTGATGGATAACTTCATTATGGATGTGCAGGGCAGCGGCTATATCGATTTCGGCGACGGTCGCCCGCTGAACTTCTTCGCCTATGCCGGGAAAAACGGCCATCCGTATCGCAGCATCGGCAAGGTGCTTATCGATCGCGGCGAGGTGAAGCGTGAAGATATGTCGATGCAGGCGATTCGCCACTGGGGCGAAACCCACAGCGAGCAGGAAGTGCGCGCGCTGCTGGAAGAGAACCCGTCCTTTGTCTTCTTTAAGCCGCAGAATTACGCGCCGGTGAAAGGCGCAAGCGGCGTGCCGCTGATTGGCCGCGCGTCGGTGGCGTCTGACCGCTCGATTATTCCGGCCGGCACCACGCTGCTGGCGGAAGTGCCGCTGCTGGACAATAACGGCAAGTTCAACGGACAATATGAGCTCAGGCTGATGGTGGCGCTGGATGTCGGCGGCGCGATTAAAGGCCAGCATTTCGATATTTATCAGGGCATCGGCCCGGACGCCGGTCACCGCGCAGGCTGGTATAATCACTACGGCCGCGTCTGGGTGCTGAAAACCGCGCCGGGCGCCGGCAACGTGTTCAGCGGCTGA
- the amiC gene encoding N-acetylmuramoyl-L-alanine amidase AmiC yields MSGSSHLFSRRQLLQGAGAMWLLSVSQAGLAASGQVIAVRVWPASAYTRVTLESNRVLKYRQFALSNPERIVVDLEGVNLNAVLKGVGNQIRVDDPFIKSARVGQFDPKTVRMVFELKKNVTPHLFALAPVAEFRERLVIDLYPANGTNEQDPLLALLEDYNKGELDKQVPPATSGPQPGKAGRDRPIVIMIDPGHGGEDPGAIGKHKTREKDVVLQIARRLRALIEREANMKALMTRNEDIFIPLKVRVAKAQKQRADLFVSIHADAFTSRAARGSSVFALSTKGATSTAAKYLAQTQNAADLVGGVSKSGDVYLDHTMFDMVQSLTISDSLKFGKEVLGRLGQVNKLHKNKVDQAGFAVLKAPDIPSILVETAFISNEDEERKLRTAAFQQEVAESILAGIKAYFADGGTLARRG; encoded by the coding sequence ATGTCAGGTTCCAGTCATCTTTTTAGTCGTCGCCAGCTGTTACAGGGCGCGGGGGCGATGTGGTTATTGAGCGTCAGCCAGGCGGGCCTGGCTGCGTCGGGCCAGGTTATCGCGGTGCGCGTCTGGCCGGCTTCCGCCTATACCCGCGTGACGCTGGAATCTAACCGTGTACTGAAGTATCGCCAGTTTGCGCTGAGTAACCCGGAACGCATCGTGGTGGATCTCGAAGGCGTCAATCTGAACGCGGTACTGAAAGGCGTGGGCAACCAGATCCGCGTCGACGATCCTTTCATTAAATCCGCCCGCGTCGGTCAGTTTGACCCGAAAACCGTGCGCATGGTGTTTGAGCTGAAGAAAAACGTTACGCCGCATCTGTTTGCGCTGGCGCCGGTCGCTGAGTTCCGCGAACGTCTGGTTATCGATCTCTACCCGGCCAACGGCACTAACGAGCAGGATCCGCTGCTGGCGCTGCTTGAGGATTACAACAAGGGCGAGCTGGATAAACAGGTACCGCCCGCGACCAGCGGGCCGCAGCCGGGCAAAGCGGGGCGCGATCGTCCGATTGTCATTATGATTGACCCCGGTCACGGCGGCGAAGACCCCGGCGCGATTGGCAAACATAAGACGCGTGAGAAAGACGTGGTGCTGCAAATCGCCCGCCGCCTGCGCGCGCTGATTGAACGCGAAGCCAATATGAAGGCGCTCATGACGCGCAATGAAGATATTTTTATTCCGCTGAAAGTGCGTGTAGCGAAGGCTCAGAAGCAGCGCGCCGACCTGTTTGTGTCAATTCACGCGGATGCCTTTACCAGCCGCGCCGCGCGCGGTTCGTCCGTTTTTGCGCTCTCGACCAAAGGCGCGACCAGTACGGCCGCGAAATACCTGGCGCAAACCCAGAACGCCGCTGACCTGGTGGGGGGCGTGAGTAAAAGCGGGGACGTTTATCTTGATCACACCATGTTTGACATGGTGCAGTCGCTGACGATTTCCGACAGCCTGAAATTCGGCAAAGAAGTGTTAGGACGCCTCGGGCAGGTGAACAAACTGCATAAGAATAAAGTGGATCAGGCGGGCTTCGCGGTACTGAAAGCGCCGGATATTCCGTCGATTCTGGTTGAAACCGCGTTTATCAGTAACGAAGATGAAGAGCGTAAACTTCGCACCGCGGCCTTTCAGCAGGAAGTGGCGGAGTCGATTCTGGCAGGGATCAAAGCGTATTTCGCCGATGGCGGGACGCTGGCAAGGCGCGGATAA
- the argA gene encoding amino-acid N-acetyltransferase, with protein sequence MVKERRTELVQGFRHSVPYINAHRGKTFVIMLGGEAIEHENFSSIVNDIGLLHSLGIRLVVVYGARPQIDANLAEHHHEPVYHKHTRVTDAKTLELVKQAAGLLQLDITARLSMSLGNTPLQGAHINVVSGNFIIAQPLGVDDGVDYCHSGRIRRIDEDAIHRQLDSGAIVLLGPVAVSVTGESFNLTSEEVATQLAIKLKAEKMIGFCSSQGVMSDDGDIISELFPNEAQARLDTLEAAGDYHSGTVRFLRGAVKACRSGVRRCHLISYQEDGALLQELFSRDGIGTQIVMESAEQIRRATINDIGGILELIRPLEQQGILVRRSREQLEMEIDKFTIIQRDNLTIACAALYPFPEEKIGEMACVAVHPDYRSSARGEVLLQRIATQAKQMGLSKLFVLTTRSIHWFQERGFAPVDIDLLPESKKQMYNYQRRSKVLMADLT encoded by the coding sequence GTGGTGAAGGAGCGTCGAACTGAACTGGTCCAGGGATTCCGCCATTCTGTTCCCTATATTAATGCCCATCGGGGCAAAACGTTTGTCATCATGCTTGGCGGCGAGGCTATTGAGCATGAAAACTTTTCCAGTATCGTCAACGATATAGGTCTTCTTCATAGCCTCGGCATCCGCCTGGTGGTGGTCTATGGCGCGCGTCCGCAAATCGACGCCAACCTTGCCGAACATCACCACGAGCCGGTTTATCACAAGCACACCCGCGTCACCGACGCCAAAACGCTGGAGCTGGTAAAGCAGGCCGCCGGGTTGCTGCAGCTCGATATCACCGCTCGTCTGTCGATGAGCCTCGGCAACACGCCGCTGCAGGGCGCGCATATTAATGTGGTGAGCGGCAACTTTATCATCGCGCAGCCGCTCGGCGTGGATGACGGCGTCGATTACTGCCACAGCGGGCGCATTCGCCGCATCGATGAAGACGCTATTCACCGCCAGCTCGACAGCGGCGCTATCGTGCTGCTCGGGCCGGTGGCGGTATCGGTGACGGGCGAGAGCTTTAACCTGACCTCAGAAGAAGTCGCCACCCAGCTTGCCATCAAACTCAAGGCCGAGAAGATGATCGGGTTCTGCTCGTCGCAGGGTGTAATGAGCGATGACGGCGATATTATTTCCGAGCTGTTCCCGAACGAGGCGCAGGCGCGTCTTGATACGCTGGAAGCCGCCGGCGATTACCACTCCGGCACCGTGCGTTTTCTGCGCGGCGCGGTAAAAGCCTGCCGCAGCGGCGTGCGTCGCTGCCACCTTATCAGCTATCAGGAAGATGGCGCGCTGCTGCAGGAGCTGTTCTCCCGCGACGGTATCGGCACGCAGATTGTGATGGAGAGCGCCGAGCAGATCCGCCGCGCCACCATTAATGACATCGGCGGCATTCTGGAGCTTATCCGGCCGCTCGAGCAGCAGGGTATTCTGGTGCGCCGCTCGCGCGAACAGCTGGAGATGGAGATCGATAAATTCACGATTATCCAGCGCGATAACCTGACTATCGCCTGCGCCGCGCTCTATCCGTTCCCGGAAGAGAAAATTGGCGAGATGGCGTGCGTGGCAGTGCATCCGGATTACCGCAGTTCAGCGCGCGGCGAAGTGCTGTTGCAGCGCATCGCCACCCAGGCCAAACAGATGGGCTTATCCAAACTGTTTGTGCTTACTACACGCAGCATTCACTGGTTCCAGGAGCGCGGATTCGCGCCGGTGGATATCGACCTGCTGCCCGAAAGCAAAAAACAGATGTACAACTACCAGCGCCGCTCGAAGGTGCTGATGGCGGATTTAACCTGA
- the recD gene encoding exodeoxyribonuclease V subunit alpha: protein MKMHQLIQQAVVQKLLRPLDAQFAMMVASDEEPAVMFAAALVSRDAGEGHVCLPLSRLCAAHCFAGRHDEMAQRLFEAAGNPDDWRSLLLASPAVSEDDAPTPLKLIGERLYLNRMWRHEMAVAAFFRERNHRIELEEARLSAVLEALFGPPGDETDWQKVAAAVALTRRIAVISGGPGTGKTTTVAKLLAAMVQLAEEKPPRIRLAAPTGKAAARLTESLGAALRRLPLSDAQKNALPEEASTLHRLLGAQPGSQRLRYHEGNPLHLDVLVVDEASMIDLPMMARLIAALPDHARVIFLGDRDQLASVEAGAVLGDICHYVNHGFTAERAAELGRITGCHISGGEPHPAGALRDCLCLLQKSYRFGSDSGIGQLAFAVNRSDHRAASATFSRGFDDIACKTLAGNDDYAQMIDETLAGYERFLTLVRERAEPEAILAAFSEFQMLCALREGPFGVAGLNERVEHALAQRRLIRRTPLSRWYEGRPVMISRNDSALGLFNGDIGVALDRGNGLRVWFPMPGGKLKPVVPSRLPDNDTAWAMTVHKSQGSEFDHAALLLPGQFAPVVTRELVYTAITRARRRLSLYANERVLEMAIATRTERRSGLMACFEQ, encoded by the coding sequence ATGAAAATGCATCAACTCATCCAGCAGGCCGTTGTGCAAAAGCTCCTGCGCCCGCTGGACGCCCAGTTCGCCATGATGGTGGCAAGCGATGAAGAACCCGCGGTAATGTTCGCCGCCGCGCTGGTCAGCCGCGACGCCGGAGAAGGGCACGTTTGTTTGCCCCTTTCACGGCTGTGTGCGGCGCACTGCTTCGCCGGGCGTCACGATGAAATGGCGCAGAGGCTGTTTGAGGCGGCGGGCAATCCGGACGACTGGCGCTCGCTGTTATTAGCATCGCCCGCGGTGAGCGAGGACGATGCGCCGACGCCGCTGAAGCTTATCGGCGAGCGCCTGTATCTGAACCGCATGTGGCGTCATGAGATGGCGGTCGCGGCGTTTTTTCGCGAGCGTAATCATCGTATCGAGCTGGAGGAAGCGCGCCTGAGCGCAGTGCTGGAGGCGCTTTTTGGGCCGCCAGGCGATGAAACAGACTGGCAGAAAGTGGCGGCGGCAGTCGCGCTCACCCGACGCATCGCGGTAATTTCCGGCGGGCCGGGAACCGGGAAAACCACCACGGTGGCGAAACTGCTGGCGGCTATGGTTCAGCTTGCGGAGGAAAAACCGCCGCGTATCCGCCTTGCCGCGCCTACCGGTAAAGCGGCGGCGCGTCTGACGGAATCGCTTGGCGCCGCGCTGCGCCGTTTACCGCTGAGCGACGCGCAGAAAAACGCGCTGCCGGAAGAGGCCAGTACGCTGCACCGCCTGCTGGGCGCGCAGCCAGGCAGCCAGCGGCTGCGCTACCACGAAGGTAATCCGCTGCATCTGGATGTTCTGGTGGTGGATGAGGCTTCGATGATAGACCTTCCGATGATGGCGCGGCTTATCGCGGCGCTGCCGGACCACGCGCGGGTGATCTTTTTAGGCGATCGCGATCAGCTCGCCTCCGTGGAAGCGGGCGCGGTGCTCGGCGATATCTGCCACTACGTAAACCACGGTTTCACCGCAGAGCGCGCCGCCGAGCTTGGCCGCATTACGGGGTGTCACATTAGCGGCGGCGAGCCGCATCCCGCGGGGGCGCTGCGCGACTGCCTGTGCCTGCTGCAGAAAAGCTATCGTTTTGGCAGCGATTCCGGCATCGGCCAGCTCGCGTTTGCCGTGAACCGCAGCGATCATCGCGCCGCCAGCGCGACGTTTAGCCGGGGATTTGACGATATCGCCTGCAAGACACTAGCGGGTAACGACGATTACGCGCAGATGATTGACGAGACGCTGGCAGGCTACGAGCGGTTCTTAACACTGGTCCGCGAGCGTGCCGAGCCGGAGGCCATTCTTGCGGCCTTTAGCGAATTCCAGATGCTCTGCGCGCTGCGTGAAGGGCCGTTCGGCGTCGCCGGGCTTAACGAACGTGTGGAACATGCGCTGGCGCAGCGGCGTCTGATTCGTCGCACGCCGCTGTCGCGCTGGTATGAAGGGCGGCCGGTGATGATTTCTCGCAACGACAGCGCGCTGGGGCTGTTTAATGGCGATATTGGCGTGGCCCTGGATCGCGGCAACGGCCTGCGCGTCTGGTTCCCGATGCCTGGCGGTAAGTTAAAACCCGTCGTGCCAAGCCGTTTGCCGGATAATGACACCGCGTGGGCGATGACGGTACATAAATCACAGGGTTCTGAGTTCGATCATGCGGCGCTGCTCTTGCCGGGGCAGTTCGCGCCGGTGGTCACGCGGGAGCTGGTCTATACGGCGATTACGCGCGCGCGGCGGCGGTTGTCGCTGTATGCGAATGAGCGGGTGCTGGAGATGGCTATCGCGACCAGAACGGAACGGCGCAGCGGCCTGATGGCCTGCTTTGAACAGTAA